Proteins encoded together in one Sinorhizobium meliloti window:
- a CDS encoding TRAP transporter small permease subunit, with amino-acid sequence MYGQDLAIPGVRVNVQHLLMRIDAISVWTGKAAAWLIIGLMMLVCGEVFKRYILNMPTAWIFDASNMLYGSLFMLAGAYALAQNAHVRGDFIYSSLKPRTQAALDLILYIFFFLPGIAALIYAGYDYAALSWRIGEHSTVTAEGPPIYYFKTVIPIAGALVILQGLAEILRCIICLRTGAWPARLKDVEEIDVVAEQLAHSEHLDEETREAAIERAQDIDRAARQRGLGGGER; translated from the coding sequence ATGTACGGTCAGGACCTGGCCATCCCGGGGGTGCGCGTGAACGTTCAGCATCTGCTCATGAGGATCGACGCCATCAGCGTCTGGACCGGCAAGGCGGCGGCGTGGCTGATCATCGGTCTGATGATGCTGGTCTGCGGTGAAGTCTTCAAACGCTATATCCTGAACATGCCGACCGCATGGATCTTCGATGCCAGCAACATGCTCTACGGCAGCCTCTTCATGCTGGCGGGCGCCTATGCCCTGGCGCAGAACGCGCATGTGCGCGGTGATTTCATCTACAGTTCGTTGAAGCCGCGCACGCAGGCGGCGTTGGACCTCATCCTTTACATCTTCTTCTTCCTGCCCGGGATCGCCGCCCTCATCTATGCAGGCTACGACTATGCCGCATTGTCATGGCGGATCGGCGAGCACTCGACGGTGACCGCCGAAGGGCCGCCGATCTATTACTTCAAGACGGTCATTCCGATCGCAGGCGCACTCGTCATTCTTCAGGGACTGGCGGAGATCCTGCGCTGCATCATCTGTCTCCGAACCGGGGCGTGGCCGGCGCGGCTGAAGGACGTCGAAGAGATCGATGTCGTCGCCGAGCAGCTTGCCCATAGCGAGCATCTGGACGAGGAAACGCGTGAGGCTGCCATCGAACGCGCGCAGGATATCGACAGGGCGGCCCGGCAGCGCGGCCTCGGAGGGGGAGAGCGGTGA
- a CDS encoding endonuclease/exonuclease/phosphatase family protein, translating to MSLRLATFNIENLMSRFDFSGFRNQLKQDRVLRLFDVRSEAEYQRLEEARTIAHTDDTRQMSALAIADCDADILCLQEADNMAALQAFEYGYLFRMAGNGYRQKYLIEGNDSRGIDVAVLMREETRDGQKIECLEVKSHAALTYEDLDLFNDELALTNRPRDRIFKRDCLELDVRIGGRPLTLYVVHLKSMGPAREGLDGRQATMAVRVAEVKAVRHIIERRFGRGHTADKVFAICGDMNDYQEKVKVLGDRRNGYEFVPHEETTSALDILSHDGFVENPNLRRPVLDRWTLFHSRGPEDRHLCQLDYIWLSPELARRNAARLPEIIRSGQPYRTIFPAGQEVERYPRTGWDRPKASDHCPVVMTLDI from the coding sequence ATGTCGCTTCGCCTTGCCACCTTCAATATCGAAAACCTCATGAGCCGCTTCGATTTTTCCGGCTTTCGCAACCAGCTCAAGCAGGATCGGGTGTTGCGGCTCTTCGACGTTCGCAGCGAGGCGGAATACCAGCGTCTGGAAGAGGCGCGCACGATCGCGCATACGGACGACACCCGGCAGATGTCGGCGCTGGCGATTGCCGATTGCGACGCCGATATTCTCTGCCTGCAGGAGGCCGACAACATGGCGGCGCTGCAGGCCTTCGAATATGGCTATCTGTTTCGCATGGCCGGCAACGGTTATCGCCAGAAATATCTGATCGAAGGCAACGACTCCCGCGGCATAGATGTCGCCGTGCTGATGCGGGAGGAGACCCGCGACGGCCAGAAGATCGAGTGCCTGGAGGTAAAGAGCCACGCTGCGCTCACCTATGAGGATCTCGACCTTTTCAACGACGAACTGGCGCTTACGAACCGGCCCCGCGACCGCATCTTCAAACGCGATTGCCTCGAGTTGGATGTGAGAATCGGCGGGAGGCCGCTGACCCTCTATGTGGTGCATCTCAAGTCCATGGGGCCGGCGCGCGAAGGTCTCGACGGCCGGCAGGCGACGATGGCCGTCCGTGTCGCGGAGGTGAAGGCCGTGCGCCATATCATCGAACGCCGCTTCGGCCGCGGACATACGGCCGACAAAGTCTTCGCCATCTGTGGCGATATGAACGACTATCAGGAGAAGGTGAAGGTGCTGGGCGACCGGCGCAACGGCTATGAATTCGTGCCGCATGAGGAAACGACGAGCGCGCTCGACATCCTCAGTCATGACGGTTTTGTCGAAAATCCCAATCTGCGCCGGCCGGTCCTCGACCGCTGGACGCTCTTCCACAGCAGGGGGCCGGAAGATCGGCATCTCTGCCAGCTCGACTATATCTGGCTGTCGCCGGAGCTGGCGCGCCGCAACGCGGCCCGGCTGCCTGAAATCATCCGTTCCGGGCAGCCCTATCGCACGATCTTTCCCGCGGGGCAGGAGGTCGAGCGTTATCCGCGCACCGGCTGGGACCGTCCGAAAGCCTCCGACCATTGCCCTGTTGTAATGACCTTGGATATTTGA
- a CDS encoding TadE/TadG family type IV pilus assembly protein — MRAATFRLHLRRLVRDRGGNFAVLGAIAFVPIIGAAALAIDFAGAYLEAEKIQSALDAAALGSVRAYGEGATEDEAYAAAQKFFWSNYTLPQESVVDALAVATEPSTQALSVKFTRNVNEDTATAEFVLDHKPLFLERLPLQIRRLAIAARASGAEACILALHHTADRAFEVSGSAIADLTGCAVLSNSDDDQSVYIGGSGKLKAECLYAAGGIYSSSQAVQLACEAAVEGSPRIPDPFASKVLPRPSGWTDLSGCGQAYVAGGGGNGDCNGTGKTPKNADGYVVTLKPGTYGGLDLKGAVALQAGNYIIDGGRLELGSQTVVSGQGVTFFLINDAELRINGGATFNISPSLEGSWAGFSIVAEHGNAAPAVINGNSKSSLTGILYLPDAGELQYAGNGTTSGECIRLIAQEITLIGNSTFKMDCSKELANTHFNYPGAIRLVR; from the coding sequence ATGAGGGCCGCGACGTTCCGCCTGCATCTGAGAAGATTGGTGCGCGACAGGGGCGGCAACTTCGCCGTTCTGGGCGCGATCGCTTTCGTTCCGATCATCGGCGCGGCTGCGCTGGCGATCGACTTCGCCGGGGCTTACCTGGAGGCGGAGAAAATCCAGAGCGCTCTCGATGCGGCCGCGCTCGGCTCGGTCCGGGCCTATGGCGAGGGCGCCACCGAGGACGAGGCCTACGCCGCGGCGCAAAAGTTCTTCTGGAGCAATTATACGCTGCCGCAGGAGAGCGTCGTCGACGCGCTGGCCGTCGCCACGGAGCCGTCCACGCAGGCGCTGTCCGTAAAGTTCACGCGCAATGTGAATGAAGATACCGCTACCGCCGAGTTCGTGCTGGACCACAAGCCGCTCTTCCTCGAGCGCCTGCCGCTGCAGATCCGGCGCCTGGCGATTGCTGCGCGCGCCTCCGGGGCGGAGGCCTGCATTCTTGCGCTTCATCACACGGCAGACCGGGCATTCGAGGTCAGCGGCAGCGCAATTGCCGATCTGACGGGATGCGCGGTCCTTTCGAACTCCGACGACGATCAGTCGGTCTATATCGGCGGCTCAGGCAAGCTCAAAGCCGAGTGTCTTTACGCGGCGGGCGGCATCTACAGCTCGTCGCAGGCGGTACAGCTCGCCTGCGAGGCCGCCGTGGAGGGATCGCCGCGCATACCCGATCCATTTGCGAGCAAGGTGCTCCCCAGGCCTTCGGGCTGGACGGATCTTTCCGGCTGCGGTCAGGCCTACGTCGCCGGAGGCGGCGGCAACGGCGATTGCAACGGCACCGGAAAGACACCGAAAAATGCCGACGGCTATGTGGTGACGCTGAAACCCGGTACCTACGGAGGCCTGGATCTGAAAGGAGCAGTCGCACTCCAGGCGGGCAATTACATCATCGACGGCGGCCGGCTCGAACTCGGCAGCCAGACGGTCGTCAGCGGTCAGGGCGTGACCTTTTTCCTGATCAACGATGCGGAACTCAGGATCAATGGAGGCGCCACCTTCAATATCTCGCCTTCGCTCGAGGGCAGTTGGGCCGGCTTCTCGATCGTTGCAGAGCACGGCAACGCCGCACCAGCCGTCATCAACGGCAACAGCAAATCCTCTTTGACGGGGATCCTCTATTTGCCCGACGCCGGCGAGCTCCAATATGCCGGCAACGGCACGACCAGCGGTGAGTGCATCAGATTGATCGCACAGGAGATCACGCTGATCGGCAACAGCACTTTCAAGATGGATTGCAGCAAGGAGCTTGCCAATACCCATTTCAATTATCCGGGCGCCATTCGTCTGGTGCGCTGA
- a CDS encoding PhzF family phenazine biosynthesis protein — translation MARRYAIYDVFTEKRLAGNPLAVVFEAEGLAEEAMQAIAQEFNLSETVFILRPGNAAHSARLRIFTPAHELPFAGHPTVGAAVAIAEAAYGEANSALELMQVLEESVGPVRAAVRLKPGAATFAEFDLPRKPIRLHAQLDRQEIADALALKTTQVGFENHVPSFWSAGVPFVMVPLHDVGAAASVEFDPQRWEHLAPLAEGRLAAAYLYCRGGINHTARFHARMFAPGMGLVEDPATGSAAAALSGAINFFDGLVDGHHPMLIEQGVEMGRPSFIHLHLDIAEGKIASARIGGHAIKVAEGELTV, via the coding sequence ATGGCACGGCGTTACGCGATCTACGATGTCTTCACCGAGAAACGGCTGGCGGGCAACCCTCTGGCAGTGGTGTTCGAGGCCGAGGGGCTTGCCGAGGAAGCCATGCAGGCGATCGCCCAGGAGTTCAACCTTTCCGAAACGGTTTTCATCCTGCGGCCCGGCAACGCCGCCCATTCCGCCCGGCTTCGGATATTCACGCCGGCACACGAACTGCCCTTCGCCGGACACCCGACAGTCGGAGCGGCCGTAGCAATTGCGGAAGCGGCCTATGGGGAGGCCAACAGTGCGCTCGAACTGATGCAGGTACTGGAAGAAAGCGTGGGGCCGGTCCGCGCTGCCGTCAGGCTGAAGCCGGGAGCGGCGACCTTCGCCGAATTCGACCTGCCGCGCAAACCGATCCGGCTCCACGCGCAGTTGGACCGGCAGGAGATCGCCGACGCCCTTGCGCTCAAGACGACGCAGGTCGGCTTTGAAAATCATGTGCCGTCGTTCTGGAGCGCCGGCGTTCCCTTCGTCATGGTGCCCCTCCATGACGTCGGCGCGGCGGCTTCGGTGGAATTCGATCCGCAGCGCTGGGAGCACCTGGCACCGCTTGCCGAGGGCCGGCTCGCTGCAGCCTATCTCTACTGTCGCGGCGGCATCAATCATACAGCCCGCTTTCATGCCCGGATGTTCGCCCCGGGCATGGGCCTCGTCGAAGACCCGGCAACCGGCTCGGCCGCGGCCGCTCTTTCAGGCGCCATCAACTTCTTCGACGGCCTGGTCGATGGCCACCACCCCATGCTGATCGAGCAGGGGGTCGAAATGGGCCGCCCTTCCTTCATTCATCTGCATCTGGACATAGCGGAGGGCAAGATCGCGAGCGCGCGGATAGGCGGCCATGCCATAAAAGTTGCCGAGGGGGAGTTGACGGTCTGA
- a CDS encoding TRAP transporter substrate-binding protein, with protein sequence MKHKAESGGPSRRKFLRGAAAAGAAMAAAPSIVRAQGPVSMRWQSTWPSKDIFHEFALDFAKKVNDMTGGDLKIEVLPAGAVVPAFGLLDAVSEGTLDGGHGVMVYHYGKQTALALWGSGPGFAMDANMMLAWHKYGGGRDLLAKLYESIGANVVSFPYGPMPTQPLGWFKKPVAKAEDLQGLKFRTVGISIDVFTGLGAAVNALPGGEIVAALDRGLLDAAEFNNASSDRLLGFPDVSKVCMLQGYHQNAETFEILFNKGKFDGLPDQMKAIITNAVDAASADMAWKAIDRYSTDYREMQTADQVKFYKTPEAILKRQLEVYDEVVKKKSAENPVFKEVLQSQIAFAERATRWEQDTVVNRRMAFDHYFGRDGVAKSL encoded by the coding sequence ATGAAACACAAAGCCGAAAGCGGGGGGCCATCGCGCCGCAAATTTCTCCGCGGCGCCGCAGCGGCCGGGGCGGCCATGGCTGCAGCGCCGAGCATCGTGAGGGCACAAGGGCCGGTCAGCATGCGCTGGCAAAGCACGTGGCCGTCCAAGGACATCTTTCACGAGTTCGCGCTCGACTTCGCAAAGAAGGTCAACGATATGACTGGTGGCGACCTCAAGATAGAGGTGCTTCCGGCCGGTGCCGTCGTGCCGGCATTCGGACTGCTCGACGCGGTTTCCGAAGGAACGCTCGATGGGGGCCACGGCGTGATGGTCTATCACTACGGCAAGCAGACTGCGCTGGCGCTGTGGGGATCGGGGCCCGGCTTCGCCATGGACGCCAACATGATGCTGGCCTGGCACAAATACGGCGGCGGCAGGGACCTGCTCGCCAAGCTTTACGAGTCGATCGGCGCCAATGTCGTGTCGTTTCCCTACGGGCCCATGCCGACACAGCCGCTGGGCTGGTTCAAGAAGCCGGTGGCCAAGGCCGAGGACCTGCAGGGACTGAAGTTCCGCACCGTCGGTATCTCGATCGATGTGTTCACAGGGCTCGGCGCAGCGGTCAACGCCTTGCCCGGAGGCGAGATCGTCGCCGCACTCGACCGCGGTCTGCTCGACGCGGCGGAATTCAACAATGCCTCATCCGATCGCCTGCTCGGCTTTCCCGACGTCTCCAAGGTGTGCATGCTGCAGGGCTATCATCAGAATGCCGAGACATTCGAGATACTGTTCAACAAAGGAAAGTTCGACGGCCTGCCGGACCAGATGAAGGCAATCATAACCAATGCGGTGGACGCGGCGTCGGCGGACATGGCCTGGAAAGCGATCGACCGCTACTCCACGGACTATCGCGAGATGCAGACGGCCGATCAGGTCAAGTTCTACAAGACGCCCGAAGCGATCCTCAAGCGGCAACTCGAAGTCTATGACGAGGTGGTGAAGAAGAAGTCGGCGGAAAATCCGGTGTTCAAGGAGGTTCTGCAGTCCCAGATCGCCTTTGCCGAACGCGCGACACGCTGGGAGCAGGATACCGTCGTCAACCGGCGGATGGCCTTCGACCACTATTTCGGGCGAGACGGGGTCGCCAAGTCGCTCTGA
- a CDS encoding TRAP transporter large permease, translating to MSEPFLGLTMLGLIVVVIMMGFPTAFTLMGLGMLFGFYAFYNPVEPWIDNRVFDLMVQRTYGAMTNDVLISIPLFVLMGYVMERGALVDKMFYSIQLSFRRVPASLAVTTLIVCTFWGIASGLVGAVVVLMGVIAMNPMLRAGYDVKLASGVITAGGTLGILIPPSVMIIVYAAVAGQSVVKLYAATMLPGFFLALLYLAYVLGWAMLNPKIAPSLPEEQTRVPVPPWMKHFAEVYSPNMLAGLLAALVSPSRALGIKGEEGRLTYWKLVKNLAAALFPLLLTASTLWLLWWYVVIHQQAAATEAPEGLEELGAPVADAGPAAAGGPATSFYVWFGLAAAVAVFALLRYYRNMTAERLQVVKLLVSSVMPLAILTVVVLGVILFGITTATESAAVGAAGAFLLALQARTLDWQRTKEAVFLTAKTTAMVCWLFVGSALFSAVFAILGGQALVEQWVLALDLTPVQFMILSQAIIFILGWPLEWTEIIIIFVPIFLPMLHHFDIDPILWGVLVFVNLQAAFLSPPVAMSAYYLKGVSPPQVTLNQIFAGMMPYMLIVILCMIMMYIWPGMTLWLPEYLYG from the coding sequence GTGAGTGAACCTTTTCTTGGCTTGACGATGCTGGGCCTCATCGTGGTCGTGATCATGATGGGATTTCCGACGGCCTTCACCCTCATGGGTCTCGGAATGCTGTTCGGCTTCTACGCCTTCTACAATCCGGTGGAACCCTGGATCGACAATCGCGTCTTCGATCTCATGGTCCAGCGCACCTACGGCGCCATGACCAATGACGTGCTGATCTCCATCCCGCTTTTCGTGCTGATGGGCTACGTGATGGAGCGCGGCGCGCTGGTCGACAAGATGTTCTACAGCATACAGCTGTCATTCCGGCGCGTTCCGGCATCGCTCGCGGTGACAACGCTCATCGTCTGCACCTTCTGGGGCATCGCCAGCGGCCTCGTCGGCGCCGTGGTTGTGCTGATGGGGGTGATCGCCATGAACCCGATGCTGCGGGCCGGTTACGATGTGAAGCTTGCCTCGGGTGTCATCACCGCCGGAGGCACGCTGGGCATCCTGATCCCTCCATCGGTGATGATCATCGTCTATGCGGCCGTCGCCGGCCAGTCGGTGGTCAAGCTTTATGCGGCGACGATGCTTCCCGGCTTCTTTCTGGCGCTCCTCTATCTCGCCTATGTCCTCGGCTGGGCGATGCTCAATCCGAAGATCGCTCCGAGTCTGCCCGAGGAACAGACGCGCGTCCCGGTGCCGCCATGGATGAAGCATTTCGCAGAGGTCTATTCACCCAACATGCTCGCCGGTCTTCTCGCAGCGCTCGTCTCGCCATCACGCGCGCTCGGGATCAAAGGGGAAGAGGGACGGCTCACCTATTGGAAACTCGTCAAGAACCTTGCTGCGGCGCTCTTTCCGCTGCTGCTGACGGCGTCCACGCTCTGGCTTCTCTGGTGGTATGTCGTCATTCATCAACAGGCGGCCGCGACCGAAGCACCGGAGGGGCTGGAAGAGCTCGGCGCGCCGGTCGCGGATGCCGGGCCTGCAGCGGCTGGCGGCCCTGCGACGAGCTTCTACGTCTGGTTCGGCCTCGCCGCCGCAGTCGCCGTCTTCGCGCTGCTGCGCTACTACCGCAACATGACGGCGGAACGGCTGCAGGTGGTGAAGCTCCTCGTTTCCTCCGTCATGCCGCTCGCAATCCTCACGGTGGTGGTGCTCGGGGTGATCCTGTTCGGCATCACGACTGCGACGGAATCCGCCGCCGTCGGCGCGGCCGGTGCCTTCCTGCTGGCGCTCCAAGCGCGGACTCTCGACTGGCAGCGCACCAAGGAGGCGGTGTTCCTGACCGCGAAGACGACCGCCATGGTCTGCTGGCTCTTCGTCGGGTCGGCGCTTTTCTCCGCCGTTTTCGCGATCCTCGGCGGACAGGCGCTGGTGGAGCAATGGGTTCTCGCGCTGGATCTCACGCCGGTGCAGTTCATGATCCTGTCTCAGGCGATCATCTTCATTCTCGGCTGGCCGCTCGAATGGACCGAGATCATCATCATCTTCGTGCCGATCTTTCTGCCGATGCTCCACCATTTCGACATCGACCCGATCCTCTGGGGCGTGCTCGTCTTCGTCAATTTGCAGGCTGCGTTCCTGTCCCCGCCGGTTGCGATGTCGGCCTACTATCTCAAGGGCGTGTCGCCGCCGCAGGTTACCCTCAACCAGATATTCGCGGGCATGATGCCTTACATGCTCATCGTCATTCTCTGCATGATCATGATGTATATCTGGCCGGGCATGACGCTCTGGCTGCCCGAATATCTCTATGGCTGA
- a CDS encoding sorbosone dehydrogenase family protein, which translates to MTTVPRNLIVITMAGALMAGCAGVSARNAARTTGLVGYGPNPTLPKPNPTVIPTVNIADAKGWQEGATPTPAKGLKVNAFAAGLDHPRWLHVLPNGDVLVAETNAPAKHDEGFSLKKAFMKLAMKRAGAAPPSANRITLLRDTDGDGVADLRRTFAEGLNSPFGMTLSKGKLYVANTDALVAFPYSRGQTRLGTPEKIIDLPSGNLNHHWTKDVIASPDGRKLYVTVGSNSNVGENGMAAEKYRAAVLEVDKASRRTRVFASGLRNPNGLSWNPESGELWVAVNERDELGDDLVPDYMTSVRDGAFYGWPYSYFGQNVDTRVKPPRPDLVAKAVKPDYALGSHTASLGLTFSEGASLGRAYANGAFVGQHGSWNRSVHSGYKVIFVPFAKGKPNGRPRDVLAGFVSRSGKAMGRPVGVAIDEQGALLVADDVGNVIWRVSRR; encoded by the coding sequence ATGACTACCGTTCCGCGAAACCTGATCGTCATCACCATGGCCGGTGCGCTTATGGCCGGCTGCGCCGGCGTTTCGGCCCGAAATGCGGCTCGCACGACGGGCCTGGTCGGCTACGGCCCGAATCCGACTTTGCCGAAGCCGAACCCCACGGTGATCCCGACCGTCAACATCGCCGACGCAAAAGGCTGGCAGGAAGGCGCCACGCCGACACCCGCAAAAGGGCTGAAGGTGAACGCCTTCGCTGCGGGCCTCGATCACCCGCGCTGGCTGCATGTACTGCCGAACGGCGACGTGCTGGTGGCCGAAACCAATGCACCGGCCAAGCACGACGAAGGCTTCAGCCTCAAAAAGGCATTCATGAAGCTGGCGATGAAACGAGCGGGTGCCGCACCGCCAAGCGCCAACCGGATCACGCTTCTGCGCGATACCGACGGCGACGGTGTCGCCGATCTTCGCAGAACCTTCGCGGAAGGTCTCAATTCTCCCTTCGGCATGACGCTTTCCAAGGGCAAGCTCTATGTCGCCAATACCGACGCGCTCGTCGCATTCCCCTATTCCCGCGGTCAGACTCGCCTGGGCACGCCGGAAAAGATCATCGACCTGCCGTCGGGAAATCTCAATCACCATTGGACGAAAGACGTGATCGCGAGCCCGGACGGACGAAAGCTCTATGTCACCGTCGGCTCCAACAGCAATGTCGGGGAAAACGGCATGGCTGCGGAAAAATATCGCGCGGCCGTTCTGGAGGTGGACAAGGCAAGTCGCCGCACCCGGGTCTTCGCTTCGGGCCTGCGCAATCCTAACGGCCTGTCCTGGAACCCGGAAAGCGGCGAGCTCTGGGTCGCCGTCAACGAGCGTGACGAGCTCGGCGACGATCTCGTTCCGGACTACATGACCTCCGTCAGGGACGGCGCCTTCTATGGCTGGCCCTACAGCTACTTCGGTCAGAATGTCGATACGCGCGTCAAGCCGCCGCGCCCGGATCTCGTGGCGAAGGCGGTAAAACCCGACTACGCTCTTGGTTCGCACACCGCTTCGCTGGGGCTGACATTCTCCGAAGGCGCATCGCTCGGGCGCGCCTATGCCAACGGTGCCTTCGTAGGCCAGCACGGCTCCTGGAACCGCAGCGTCCACAGCGGATACAAGGTGATCTTCGTTCCCTTTGCCAAGGGCAAGCCGAACGGACGACCGAGAGACGTCCTCGCCGGCTTTGTCAGCCGGAGCGGGAAGGCGATGGGCCGGCCGGTCGGCGTTGCGATCGACGAGCAGGGCGCCCTGCTCGTCGCCGACGATGTCGGCAATGTCATCTGGCGCGTCAGCCGTAGATAG
- a CDS encoding NUDIX hydrolase translates to MTLLETSQGQWPLDGTIFPVSDIDIEVSPEPHPFHLAEADRARESWRREIAANPHLFDGRMVLQRSVRITDGRISARAHIVPYSTFLWWRKTRAAGASHIFGMPMLVSSDGALIAIRMGAHTANPGRVYSPGGSLEPEDIIDGRCDVARNIAREVMEETGISLSEAIAEPGWHAIRMDGTLTVFRVFRLAATAEEILARVAAHVAADPHPEIDEAVAIRGPEPTAHNYPPFIPPILEWLFARSRGQQMA, encoded by the coding sequence ATGACCTTACTGGAAACCAGCCAGGGGCAATGGCCTCTCGACGGGACGATCTTCCCGGTCTCGGACATCGATATAGAGGTCTCGCCCGAGCCCCATCCGTTCCATCTGGCAGAGGCGGATCGGGCGCGCGAAAGCTGGCGGCGGGAAATCGCCGCGAACCCACACCTTTTCGACGGCCGGATGGTGCTGCAGAGATCGGTCCGGATCACGGACGGGCGCATCAGCGCCCGGGCCCATATCGTTCCCTATTCGACCTTTCTCTGGTGGCGGAAAACGAGGGCGGCGGGCGCGAGCCATATCTTCGGCATGCCGATGCTCGTCTCTTCGGATGGCGCCTTGATCGCGATCCGCATGGGTGCGCACACGGCCAATCCGGGCCGGGTCTATAGCCCCGGCGGTTCGCTGGAGCCGGAGGACATCATCGACGGGCGCTGCGATGTCGCGCGCAACATCGCGCGCGAGGTCATGGAGGAAACCGGCATCTCGCTTTCCGAGGCGATCGCAGAGCCGGGCTGGCACGCCATCCGCATGGATGGCACCCTTACCGTTTTCCGCGTTTTCCGATTGGCGGCCACGGCGGAGGAAATCCTTGCCCGGGTGGCGGCGCATGTTGCTGCCGATCCCCATCCCGAGATCGACGAGGCGGTGGCGATCCGGGGGCCAGAGCCGACCGCACATAATTATCCGCCGTTCATTCCACCCATACTTGAATGGCTTTTTGCGCGTAGCCGCGGGCAGCAGATGGCGTGA
- a CDS encoding TIGR02594 family protein — MKVVALLTAAFLALTSPDTASAGMLTQAQQYAGLHEVKNNRRLRAALGINPARTPWCGHFMGMVARKSGRQPPKSYGIARSWLRFGAPVKLSYAKPGDVVVVRAGRSYHVGVLSQMSKSTARLIGGNQSGRVQLSYFSRAQVVAVRR; from the coding sequence ATGAAGGTTGTCGCGCTTCTGACTGCAGCATTTCTTGCGCTTACGTCACCCGACACCGCATCAGCGGGAATGCTCACCCAGGCCCAGCAATATGCCGGGCTGCACGAGGTGAAGAACAACAGGCGCCTGCGCGCCGCTCTCGGCATCAATCCGGCCCGTACGCCCTGGTGCGGCCATTTCATGGGGATGGTTGCCCGGAAATCCGGCCGGCAGCCACCGAAGAGCTATGGCATCGCCCGCTCGTGGCTGAGGTTCGGTGCGCCCGTCAAGCTGTCCTACGCAAAGCCGGGCGACGTCGTCGTCGTCAGAGCCGGACGGAGCTATCACGTCGGCGTCCTGTCGCAGATGTCCAAATCGACCGCACGTCTTATCGGCGGCAACCAGTCGGGTCGCGTGCAGTTGTCCTATTTCAGCCGGGCCCAGGTGGTGGCGGTAAGACGATAG